From Miscanthus floridulus cultivar M001 chromosome 15, ASM1932011v1, whole genome shotgun sequence, the proteins below share one genomic window:
- the LOC136508687 gene encoding E3 ubiquitin-protein ligase RSL1-like encodes MAATSSFGDDADLMVVDDLYLIAVCQGINQADATGLMAISDEEYAAELQLQEVIVSSAMAVIVNSGMAATAAQSSLMPQLDSAVVVHTANNDTAAAETPVPAVAEYSCSSSSSSSSPPPPLAAPATGEDDATAVATCKICLDYVPPSHVHHASRGCAHAFCTACLSGYISAKTQGGRISDVKCPGDGEDCCNVLDPELCQGIISGEAFEAWCAALCMSMVEGAGNFCYCPFNDCSEILVDDRGGDVPGSECPACRRLFCARCRVPWHAGISCAEYGQLAPGDKEKEDLVVLEMAKGEKWKRCPQCKFLVDKRDGCVHITCRCGFHFCYACGEPWGQSHQCNAA; translated from the exons ATGGCTGCCACTTCTTCCTTTGGCGACGACGCTGACCTCATGGTTGTCGACGACCTGTACTTGATAGCAGTTTGCCAAGGAATAAACCAAGCAGACGCCACCGGGCTCATGGCGATATCGGACGAGGAGTACGCCGCGGAACTCCAGCTCCAAGAGGTGATTGTTTCCTCCGCCATGGCGGTGATTGTTAATTCTGGCATGGCAGCGACTGCTGCACAATCATCGCTCATGCCGCAGCTTGATAGCGCCGTCGTCGTGCACACTGCCAACAATGACACGGCAGCTGCTGAGACGCCCGTGCCTGCCGTAGCTGAGTatagctgctcctcctcctcctcctcctcctcgcctccgccaCCTCTTGCAGCCCCTGCCACCGGGGAAGACGACGCAACTGCGGTGGCAACTTGCAAGATCTGCCTGGACTACGTGCCACCGTCGCACGTGCACCACGCAAGTCGCGGCTGCGCACACGCCTTCTGCACAGCCTGCCTCTCCGGCTACATCAGCGCAAAGACCCAAGGCGGCCGCATCTCCGACGTCAAGTGTCCGGGGGACGGGGAGGACTGCTGCAACGTCCTTGACCCCGAACTCTGCCAAGGCATCATATCCGGCGAGGCTTTCGAGGCCTGGTGCGCCGCACTGTGCATGTCCATGGTGGAGGGGGCCGGCAACTTTTGCTACTGCCCCTTCAACGACTGCTCGGAGATCTTGGTGGACGATCGCGGCGGCGACGTGCCGGGGTCGGAATGCCCGGCGTGCAGGAGGCTGTTCTGTGCACGGTGCCGCGTGCCATGGCACGCTGGCATTAGCTGTGCCGAGTATGGGCAATTAGCACCTGGGGACAAGGAGAAGGAGGACTTAGTGGTGCTGGAGATGGCCAAGGGGGAGAAGTGGAAGAGGTGCCCCCAATGCAAGTTCTTGGTCGACAAACGCGACGGCTGTGTGCACATAACTTGCAG GTGTGGCTTCCACTTCTGCTATGCATGTGGCGAGCCGTGGGGGCAGTCTCATCAGTGCAATGCGGCGTGA
- the LOC136509426 gene encoding E3 ubiquitin-protein ligase RSL1-like, translating to MAATSSFGDDADLMVVDDLYLIAVCQGINQADATGLMAISDEEYAAELQLQEVIVSSAMAVIVNSGMAATAAQSSLMPQLDSAVVVHTANNDTAAAETPVLAVAEYSCSSSPPPPLAVAAPATGEDDATAVATCKICLDYVPPSHVHHASRGCAHAFCTACLSGYISAKTQDGRISDVKCPGDGEDCCNVLDPELCQGIISGEAFEAWCAALCMSMVEGAGNFCYCPFNDCSEILVDDRGGDVPESECPACRRLFCARCRVPWHAGISCAEYGQLAPGDKGKEDLVVLEMAKGEKWKRCPQCKFLVEKRDGCVHITCRCEFQFCYACGEPWGQSHHCNAA from the exons ATGGCTGCCACTTCTTCCTTTGGCGACGACGCTGACCTCATGGTTGTTGACGACCTGTACTTGATAGCAGTTTGCCAAGGAATAAACCAAGCAGACGCCACCGGGCTCATGGCGATATCCGACGAGGAGTACGCCGCGGAACTCCAGCTCCAAGAGGTGATTGTTTCCTCCGCCATGGCGGTGATTGTTAATTCTGGCATGGCAGCGACTGCTGCACAATCATCGCTCATGCCGCAACTTGATAGCGCCGTCGTCGTGCACACTGCCAACAATGACACGGCAGCTGCTGAGACGCCCGTGCTTGCCGTAGCTGAGTATAgctgctcctcctcgcctccgccaCCTCTTGCAGTTGCAGCCCCTGCCACCGGGGAAGACGACGCAACTGCGGTGGCAACTTGCAAGATCTGCCTGGACTACGTGCCACCGTCGCACGTGCACCACGCAAGTCGCGGCTGCGCACACGCCTTCTGCACAGCCTGCCTCTCCGGCTACATCAGCGCAAAGACCCAAGACGGCCGCATCTCCGACGTCAAGTGTCCAGGGGACGGGGAGGACTGCTGCAACGTCCTTGACCCCGAACTCTGCCAAGGCATCATATCCGGCGAGGCTTTCGAGGCCTGGTGCGCCGCACTGTGCATGTCCATGGTGGAGGGGGCCGGCAACTTTTGCTACTGTCCCTTCAACGACTGCTCGGAGATCTTGGTGGACGATCGCGGCGGCGACGTGCCGGAGTCGGAGTGCCCGGCGTGCAGGAGGCTGTTCTGTGCACGGTGCCGCGTGCCATGGCACGCTGGCATTAGCTGTGCCGAGTATGGGCAATTAGCACCTGGGGACAAGGGGAAGGAGGACTTAGTGGTGCTGGAGATGGCCAAGGGGGAGAAGTGGAAGAGGTGCCCCCAATGCAAGTTCTTGGTCGAAAAACGCGACGGCTGTGTGCACATAACTTGCAG GTGTGAATTCCAGTTCTGCTATGCATGTGGCGAGCCGTGGGGGCAGTCTCATCATTGCAACGCGGCGTGA